A single window of Anaerobacillus sp. CMMVII DNA harbors:
- a CDS encoding biotin transporter BioY, producing MKNQKFRAVDITYVAMFAALMAIGANLTSFIMIGTIPLTLQTFFAILAGALLGSRLGSLSMFVYTLVGFIGVPVFAQLHNGFTAITKPSFGFIISFIILAYVTGKIIELKPKPTLITFFVACFVGLILNYVIGTTYLFASLKYFLGMEDLTYVGAWKLMLIFLYKDIVVTILASLLCPKIYKVVNKSIQHTSKPAA from the coding sequence ATGAAGAACCAAAAGTTTCGTGCAGTAGATATTACCTATGTAGCAATGTTCGCTGCATTAATGGCCATTGGAGCAAATCTAACTTCCTTTATCATGATTGGCACAATCCCATTAACTTTACAAACATTTTTTGCAATTTTAGCAGGCGCCCTGTTAGGTTCACGCCTAGGAAGCTTGTCGATGTTCGTGTATACACTAGTTGGCTTTATTGGAGTCCCTGTATTTGCGCAATTACATAATGGATTTACAGCTATAACAAAACCATCTTTCGGTTTTATTATTTCATTCATTATCCTTGCATACGTTACTGGGAAAATAATCGAATTAAAGCCAAAACCAACATTAATCACATTCTTCGTCGCCTGTTTTGTCGGTTTAATTCTTAACTACGTAATTGGTACAACCTATCTATTTGCTTCTTTAAAGTACTTTTTAGGTATGGAAGACTTAACCTATGTAGGCGCTTGGAAACTGATGCTCATCTTCCTCTATAAAGATATCGTTGTAACAATTCTCGCTTCCTTACTATGTCCAAAAATATATAAGGTTGTTAATAAATCAATCCAACACACTTCTAAACCCGCAGCTTAA